From the genome of Xiphophorus hellerii strain 12219 chromosome 11, Xiphophorus_hellerii-4.1, whole genome shotgun sequence, one region includes:
- the hsf5 gene encoding heat shock factor protein 5 produces MMSVAFSEEALPLSIACSSYTNESMDDANNFNPGNINPNIFPAKLWRLVNNPADGAIRWDSRGQVIVIDQQLFETQILSPTSRTFNSTDTFKTTNFSSFVRQLNLYGFKKVDLPADHEEEAGNRLYHHFHNPNFQRSCPQLLENLVRLTVDNKAKLKAGQDISSRLPNPNRFQRLGFSTDGKDNVLKGRYFLPPRPSNQSPAHPYHPHKSQTMRPQSGTPVPPRYLRRVPGADLSPTTLPLVKDGPMPLRHPYTGGSSNSKTLHVQQGFLPRMSNRETHFNSFSPRNPQYQPGYYPTVCPCFHPNLVSPNITGLQFPPRRFYQAEGPMTVFDPNRNLQTSESQEVKKPEVNLDVVFQIADEVMQTSPSACLVKVESAEKPVSVPQPSSDPRDALTYKNSRAPVVKKENEELVVSVPEQMAEDVIYEVQFDQDNDAELVNVEVSNSVQD; encoded by the exons ATGATGTCCGTTGCTTTTTCAGAGGAAGCCCTGCCACTTAGCATCGCCTGTTCCAGCTATACAAATGAAAGCATGGATGATGCTAACAATTTCAACCCCGGCAACATCAACCCCAATATTTTCCCCGCCAAGCTTTGGCGTTTGGTGAACAACCCGGCAGACGGAGCCATTCGCTGGGACAGCCGCGGCCAGGTGATTGTTATCGACCAGCAGCTCTTCGAGACCCAGATCCTGTCTCCCACCTCCAGGACCTTCAACAGCACCGACACCTTTAAGACCACCAACTTCTCAAGCTTCGTCCGCCAGCTCAACCTGTATGGATTTAAAAAGGTCGATCTGCCCGCTGACCACGAAGAAGAAGCGGGCAACAGGCTGTATCATCATTTTCACAACCCGAACTTTCAGCGGAGTTGCCCTCAGCTTTTGGAGAATCTCGTCAGGCTCACTGTGGATAACAAAGCCAAGCTTAAAGCCGGGCAGGACATAAGCTCCCGGCTTCCCAACCCTAACCGATTCCAGCGATTAGGTTTCAGCACAGACGGCAAAGACAATGTCCTAAAAGGAA GATACTTCTTGCCTCCGCGACCCTCAAACCAGTCACCAGCGCATCCGTACCATCCCCATAAATCCCAGACTATGAGACCTCAGAGTGGAACCCCAGTCCCACCACGGTACCTGCGCCGGGTTCCTGGTGCAGATCTCTCACCCACCACTCTGCCCCTGGTGAAAGACGGGCCGATGCCTTTGAGGCACCCTTACACTGGAGGGTCCTCAAACTCCAAAACCCTGCATGTTCAGCAGGGCTTCCTACCTCGTATGAGCAACCGAGAAACACATTTCAATAGTTTTAGTCCTCGGAATCCCCAGTATCAACCTGGCTACTATCCCACAG TTTGCCCTTGCTTCCACCCGAACCTTGTCTCACCGAATATAACAGGCCTCCAGTTTCCTCCCAGACGTTTTTACCAG GCTGAAGGTCCCATGACCGTGTTCGACCCCAACCGCAACTTACAAACTTCCGAAAGCCAGGAAGTGAAAAAGCCTGAAGTTAACTTGGATGTAGTTTTCCAGATTGCAGATGAGGTGATGCAAACTTCACCCAGTGCCTGTCTGGTGAAAGTGGAGAGCGCAGAGAAACCCGTCTCCGTgccacagccttcctctgaccCCAGGGATGCACTCACatataaaaacagcagagctcCTGTAGTTAAAAAGGAGAATGAGGAGCTTGTGGTTTCAGTACCTGAGCAAATGGCTGAAGATGTGATATATGAG GTTCAGTTTGATCAAGACAATGATGCCGAGCTCGTAAACGTTGAGGTTAGCAACTCGGTTCAGGATTAA
- the supt4h1 gene encoding transcription elongation factor SPT4 produces MALETVPKDLRHLRACLLCSLVKTIDQFEYDGCDNCESYLQMKGNREMVYECTSSSFDGVVAMMSPEDSWVAKWQRIGNCKPGVYAVSVTGRLPPGVVRELKSRGVMYKSRDTAVKT; encoded by the exons atggcaTTAGAAACGGTGCCAAAAGACCTCCGCCACCTCCGggcctgtctgctgtgttctctTGTAAAG ACCATCGACCAGTTTGAATATGACGGTTGTGACAATTGTGAGTCGTACCTCCAGATGAAGGGGAACAGAGAAATGGTTTATGAATGCACAAGTTCTTCGTTTGATGG AGTTGTAGCCATGATGAGTCCTGAAGACAGCTGGGTGGCTAAATGGCAGAGAATAG GTAACTGCAAGCCGGGTGTATACGCAGTGTCGGTGACAGGCAGGCTACCTCCAG GTGTGGTGAGAGAGCTGAAAAGCAGAGGAGTGATGTACAAATCCAGAGACACAGCagtgaaaacataa